The Blastocatellia bacterium genome has a window encoding:
- a CDS encoding helix-turn-helix domain-containing protein — MDKVYVIRHKVLIEGLSQREVARQLNIDKETVAKYLKRRT, encoded by the coding sequence ATGGATAAAGTATATGTAATTAGGCATAAAGTATTAATTGAGGGACTAAGTCAAAGAGAAGTAGCCCGTCAACTAAATATAGATAAAGAAACAGTAGCTAAATACTTGAAAAGAAGAACCTAA
- the pilO gene encoding type 4a pilus biogenesis protein PilO encodes MLEKINKLEEKLRNIDSQKVIAMVFSIIILVGGYFTTNYFYFSEQDVLILKEKEKLQQLKTSNELLVELSNNYPALEKESARIDAEYTQLLPLVPEKRELPSVLQSIQSLAYQRQLRLANFEPKPIKTTTGNLAEVVIDTELLGDDESIRQYTTSLNNLDRVIHINALNTFI; translated from the coding sequence ATGTTAGAAAAAATAAATAAACTAGAAGAAAAACTTAGAAATATAGATAGCCAAAAAGTTATCGCAATGGTTTTCTCTATAATCATCCTTGTTGGTGGCTATTTTACAACAAATTATTTTTATTTTAGTGAGCAAGACGTCCTTATCCTTAAAGAGAAAGAGAAGTTGCAGCAACTTAAAACTAGTAATGAACTACTAGTAGAGCTTAGTAATAATTATCCTGCATTAGAAAAAGAATCGGCTCGTATAGATGCTGAATATACACAGCTTTTACCACTAGTTCCAGAAAAAAGGGAGCTTCCTAGCGTGTTGCAATCAATTCAATCACTTGCTTATCAACGTCAATTAAGACTCGCCAACTTTGAGCCTAAACCCATAAAAACAACCACTGGTAATTTAGCTGAGGTAGTTATTGATACTGAACTACTAGGAGACGATGAGAGCATTAGACAATATACGACTTCACTAAACAACCTTGACCGAGTAATTCATATAAACGCTTTAAATACATTCATATGA
- a CDS encoding transposase, with amino-acid sequence MQYSGYEYIWLYEKCDQLSLLDGHVRAFKALGGIPQRIVYDNLSLAVKKVLGGERELTDKFKSLVSHYLYEPCFTRVGEGHNKGGVEQAGKNIRLQHMTPIPQADSLKQISEEIQNQIKTSYHKKLNAERISVAKAFEEEKKYLKALPEREFDPRVMVMCKVSNKALVRIEGADYAVPQTWARLDAKAYIGVEEITVACKGTQ; translated from the coding sequence TTGCAGTACAGTGGATATGAATATATATGGCTATATGAAAAATGTGACCAATTATCGCTGTTGGATGGGCATGTAAGAGCATTTAAGGCACTAGGAGGAATACCACAAAGAATAGTTTATGACAATTTAAGTCTAGCAGTAAAAAAAGTGCTAGGAGGAGAAAGAGAATTAACTGATAAATTTAAATCTTTGGTAAGCCATTATCTGTATGAACCGTGTTTTACTAGAGTAGGAGAGGGACATAATAAAGGAGGGGTAGAGCAAGCAGGTAAAAATATCCGACTACAACATATGACTCCAATACCCCAAGCAGATAGCCTAAAGCAAATATCAGAAGAAATACAAAACCAAATAAAGACTTCTTATCACAAAAAGCTAAATGCTGAGAGAATAAGTGTAGCTAAAGCATTTGAGGAGGAAAAAAAGTACCTCAAAGCCTTACCAGAAAGGGAATTTGACCCTAGAGTAATGGTAATGTGTAAAGTAAGTAATAAAGCTCTAGTAAGAATAGAAGGAGCAGATTATGCAGTACCACAAACTTGGGCAAGACTAGACGCTAAAGCCTACATAGGAGTAGAAGAAATTACAGTTGCTTGTAAAGGAACGCAATAA